The sequence GGCCACCCGCACGGCCACCCTCAAGGCACGGCAGCGCCATGTGTGCCAAAATGGCGCATGGCTCGCATAAGACAGGCCTGGCTGAAACCTCTCAACCTGCGTACCGCCGTGGTGGCATTCGTCGTCCTGCCGTGCCTGCTGGTCATGGGTCTCGCCAGCGGGTTCGGGCTGCGGGGCCTGGAAACGCAGATCAACGCCCGCATGCAGGAAGACCTCGAACTGATCGCGCGCACGCTGCGCCTGCCCCTGAGCGAAGCCATACGGCGCGACCGTCCCGAGCTGGTGCAGGCGGCCATCGACTCCACGGTCGGGTTCGACCAGGTCTACGCCGTGAACGTGTACGACGAGAGCGGGCGCCGCGTGGCGCGCAGCGGCCGGCGGCGCGCCTCGGTGCCGAGTCGCGAGGCGGCCGAGATGGCCGAACAGGGCGAGCGGCTGGAAGCTGCGGCGTCGATCGGCGAGGAACAGCTGGTCTCGGTGTTCCAGCCGCTGACCACGGACGACGGCCGCATCGCGGGCCTGCTGCAGGTGACCCGTCACAGCGGCGCCGTGCGCGGCTACCTGGAACGCACGCAGCGCCTCGCCTGGGTGGCGGTGGCCTCCGCCGGGGGCCTGCTGACGCTGCTCATCGTGTTCGGCCATCACTACGGCGTCGGCCGGCACGCGCGCGCCATCGAGGCCGGGCTGGAACGGGTGCGCGAGGGCGACGAACGCCACCGGCTCTCGCCGGCGGGCGTGGCGGAGTTCCGCAGCCTCGCCGTCAACATCAACCGCATGCTCGACGGCATCGCCGCGTCGCAACGGGCGCTGGAGCGCCAGCGTGCAACCGAAGCCGGGCTGCGGGACCGGCTGCACCAGAGCGAGAAGATGGCCGCGGTGGGCCGGCTGGCGGCCGGCGTGGCACACGAACTCGGCTCGCCGCTGGCGACGCTCTACGGCCGCGTCCAGCAGCTGCTGCGCTCGACCCCGCCCGATGCTGCCGAACGAGCCGGGCTGCAAGCCATCCACGACGCCGCGCTGCGGATGGAACAGACCATTCGCCAGCTGCTCGACTACGGCCGCGCCAATCCCCTGCAGCGTCGCCGCATCGAACTCGCCCCCCTGCTGCGGCGGCTGGCCGCCGAAGCGCTCGCCGGCCAGGACGACGCACATCCGGCAGCCTCCCGCATGCACCCTGTGCCACGCGTCCAGGTGCAATGCGACGATCCCGCCCTCACCGTGAGCGCCGACCCGTTGCGCCTCGAACAGGCGCTGCGCAACCTGCTCGACAACGCGGTCCATGCCGCCCGCACCCAGGTGGCGGTCGGCGCCGAGGCCGGCGACGACGGCAGCGTGCGGGTTTTTGTCGGCGACGACGGACCGGGCATCGCGCCAGCCGAGCGCGACCGCGTCTTCGAGCCTTTCTTCACCACCAAGCCGGTCGGCCAGGGCACCGGCCTCGGCCTCAGCGTCGCCGCCGCGGCCGCCGCGGACCACGGCGGCCGTCTCGTCGTCGCGGACGACCCGCTGGGAGGCGCCCGCTTCACCATTCACCTGCCGCCGGAGACCCCTGATGAGCATGCCTGACGCGACCGCTCGACCGCGCATCCTGGTGGTCGAGGACGACGACGGCCTGCGCGACATGTTGCGCAACGAGCTCGACGACGCCGGCTACGAGACCCTGTCGGCAGCGGACGCGGCCGCCGCTCGCGGCCTGGTCGAACAGCAAAGCCCGGACCTGGTGCTGAGCGACCTGCGGCTCCCCGGCGACAGCGGCCAGGCGCTGCTGGCCTTTTGCCGCCAGCTCGAGGCGCCGCCCGCCTTCATCATGATCACGGCGTTCGGCACCGTCGAACAGGCGGTCGAAGCGCTCAAGCAGGGCGCGGACGATTTCCTCACCAAACCGCTGCGACTGGATCATCTCAGGCTGGCGGTGGCGCGTGCGCTCGAGTCGCGCCGGCTGCGCTCGGAGCTGAGCCAGTACCGCAGGCTCCTGTCCGAGGGCGAGTTCCACGGCATGCTGGGCCGCAGCCCGCCGATGCGCGAGCTCTACGAGGTCGTCCGGCGCGTGGCGCCCCTGGCGTCCCCGGTGATCATCAGCGGCGAGAGCGGCACCGGCAAGGAACTCGTCGCCCGGGCGCTGCACGCCGAGAGCCCGCGCAGCGCGCATGCTTTCGTGCCGCTCAATTGTGCGGCAGTGCCCGCAGAGCTCATGGAAAGCGAGCTGTTCGGGCACGCACGCGGCGCCTTCACCGGCGCCACCCGGCAACGCGACGGGCTCTTCGCAGAAGCCGACGGCGGCACGCTGCTGCTGGACGAGATCGGCGAGATGCCGGCGGGGATCCAGGCCAAGCTGTTGCGCGTGCTCGAGGACGGCTGCATCCGCCCGCTCGGCACGGACAGCGAGCGGCAGGTGGACGTGCGCCTGCTGGCAGCGACAAATCGCGATCTCGAGGCGGAAGTCGCGGCAGGACGTTTTCGCGCCGACCTGTTTTATCGACTGGAAACGTTCCAGGTCCGGGTGCCGGCCTTGCGCGAGCGCGGCGATGACCTCGACCTGCTGGCGGCGCATTTCGTGGCACGTTGCGCGGCAGCCCGCGGCCAGCGCCCGCCGGCGCTGTCGGACCAGGCCCTGGCTTGTCTCCGCGCATACGAGTTCCCGGGCAACGTGCGCGAACTGGCGAATGCCCTGGAGCGCGCCACGGTTTTTTGTGGCGACCGGGAGATCCGGCCTGCGCACCTGCCCGAGCGCATGCGGCGACGCCGGCCGATGCAGCCTTCGGCGGCGGCGCCCGGGGCGGGCATTCCGGGGGGACAGGATCCGCTGGAGGTGCTGGGCGACGATCCGGATACCTGGCCGTCGCTGGACGCCCTGGAGCGGCGCTACATCCGCCAGGTGCTCGACCGGGTCGACGGCAACAAGCGCCGCGCTGCAGAAATCCTCGGGATCGCCCGCCGCACGCTCTATCGCCGCCTCGACGACATGTAACGCACTGGCACATGCGCCCGGTTCATGTGCCGGGCTGGCACAGCCATGTCGCGACCGGGCCCGGGTCGCGGCCAACCGAACGCCTCTAAGTAATTGTTTTTAATAGTGCCCGCCTCGGTGGCACGCGCCTTGCAACGTTCTTGGCAGGCCAACATTGCAACACGAGGAGCCAACATGAGACATCGCAGACACACCGCCTTTGCCATCGCCGCCGCCGCCAGCCTGGCTGCCGGCCTTGCCGCCGCCCCCGCCGTCGCGGAGGAAGGCTATGGCACCGGGCAGGAACAGGCCGCGCCGCGCGCCGAAGTGAGCAGCGCCAAGCTGGACCAGTTCGTGGTCGCGCTGGAGCGCGTGCATTCCATCGGCAACCAGGCGTCTGCAGAAATGGAGCAGAGCCGCGACATGGAGGAAGCGCAGCAGATCCAGCAGAACGCCCAGGGCCAGATGATCGAGGCCGTCGAGGAAGCGGGCCTGACCGTGGACGAGTACAACCGGATCGCCCAGCTGATGAACTCCGACCCCGAGGTGCAGGAGCGCATCAACTCCCGCCTTGAAGAACGCAGCTGAATCCCGCCCGGGCGGGGCGCGATCGCCCCGCCCTTTCCTCCCCAAGGGATCCTTGACCGCGCCTCAGGCGCGGTTTTTTTTGTGTCGTTTGCCGGTCGGGCGCCGTCAGTCCTGGTTGTTCGGCAACTCGATGGTGTAAGTCGCCTTGGCCCCGTCCTCGACGCGCTTCTCAGGCGGGTTCACCCAGATAATCTTCACCGGCATGCCGCGCGCCGAGCGTTCGACCGCAGCCACGTACTCGCTGTCGATCTCGTGCCGCGCAGCAGTTTCATCCGCCGGCTTCATCCCTGCACACCCTGAAACCAGCATCCCTGCGGCGACAACAGGCAACATCAGTATCAGTCTGGACGTTTTCATGGCGGACCTCCTCCTGGTCGTTGGCCCTGGATCGCCCTCGGGGCGGGGACGGTCCCGCGACCCGGGTGGCGATTTTTTAATCATATGCCTCAAAATCGGAGTTGCAAGCGGGTTCGCGCCAAGGCTCATGCCCGGCGCGAGGGCCTGACCCTGCGGGCTGTCGAGGAAGACGCCCGCATCGCAGCTGTTGCCTGCGCCATGGCGTGAGCGAGCTGTGGACCGCCGACCGTGACTTCTCGCGCTACCCCGCGCTGCGCCTCCGAAATCACCTGGTGGCGGTCAACGAGCGGCGGCCACGATACCGGGCACGGCGCAGCGGCTGACCCCGTCCGGCGGGCCCGTGTCGGGTTTTCGTCTCCTTTGTCGCGTTTCTCCTTAAGAGCGCCCAGTACGGCGCCGGCACCCATGGGAAACGCAAAGAGGAAGAGCGCCGTTGAACACCAAGCCGCACTGGGCCAAGAGCCGCTTCGGACTGCCGGGACTGCTCGTCCTGGCACTGGTTGTCGCCTCCTGCGGCGGGGACTCCCGCCGGGACCCGGAGGCCGAGAACCGCGCCCCGACCGCCAACGCGGGTGCCGACCAGACTGCCCAGCTGGGCGCGCCGGTTCGCCTCGACGGCTCAGGGTCCACCGACCCTGACGGCGATCCCCTCACCTACAGCTGGCGCCTGCTCGAGCGACCCACGGGCAGCCAGGCAACGCTCTCCGACCCCGCAACCGTCCGCCCGACCTTCGTCATCGACCTGGCCGGCGCCTACGTGGCCGAGCTGGTGGTCAACGACGGCGAGCTCGACTCCACGCCCGACACGGTGCGCATCGACACCCTCAACTCCGCCCCGGTCGCGGACGCCGGGCCGGACCAGACCGTCACCCTCGGCTCGCTGGTGCAGCTCGACGGCTCGGCCTCGAGCGACCCCGACAACGACCCGCTGCAGTATGCCTGGGCGATCATCGAGCGCCCGGCAGGCTCCGCCGCCACGCTCGACAACACCGCCATCATCGACCCGGTGTTCACCGCCGACCAGCCCGGCGCCTACCGAGTCCGGCTGGTGGTCAGCGACGGCGAGCTCGAAAGCACCGCCGACCACGTCATCGTCTCGACCGCCAACTCGGCGCCCGTGGCCGACGCCGGCGAAGACCAGTCCGCCTTCGTCGGCGAAACCGTGAACCTCGACGGCAGCGGCTCGTTCGACGCCGACGGCGACGCGCTGGCATATGCCTGGTCCCTGCTCAGCCGGCCTGACGGCAGCCAGGCGGCGCTCACCGGCGCCGACTCGCCCAACGCCAGCTTCCCGGCCGACGTCGAAGGCCTGTTCGTGGCGCAGCTGATCGTCAATGACGGCCAGCTCGACTCGGCCCCCGACACCACGACAGTCGAGGTATCGGTCCAGCCGCCGGCCAACCAGGCGCCCACGATCACCTCCACCGCCGTGACAACCGCGACGGTCGGACAGCCCTACAGCTACACCGTCACCGCCACCGACCCCGACAGCGACGCCCTCACCTTCAACCTCAGCGTGCGGCCCGACGGCATGACCATCGGCGCCACCAGCGGCGTCATCGGCTGGACGCCGGACGCAGCCGGCAACGTGGCCGTCACCGTCGGCGTCAGCGACGGCCGCGGCGGCAGCGACAGCCAGACGTTCACCATCACCGTCGGCGAAGGCAGCGGCGGGGGTGGCGGCGGCGACCCGGGTGGCTCGCTGCCGCCCAACCCGGCCGACGTGGCGCCGCCGAACGACCTCACGGTCACCACCACGCTGTACGACTCGGTGCGCTTCCTGTTCACCGGCGCCAACCCCATCCAGCGGGGCGTCGCAGCCGACGTCATCGACCCGCGGCGCATCGCCGTGTTGCGCGGCCGCGTGCTGGACGCCAACGGCGATCCGCTGTCGGGCGTGCGGGTGAGCGTGAAAGACCATGCCGAGTTCGGCTGGACGCTGTCGCGCGAGGACGGCATGTTCGATCTCGCCGTCAACGGCGGCGGACCGCTGGTGCTCGACTACACCCGCGCCGATTACCTGCCGGTGCAGCGCCGGCTGCCGACCGAGTGGCGGCAATGGGGCATCGCGCCGGACGTGGTGATGATCACCCTCGATCCGAACGTCACGGCGGTCGATCTCGCGGCCATCACCGAGCCCGTCGTGGCCAGTGGCAGCATCGAGACCGACGTGGACGGCTCGCGCCAGGCGCGAATGCTGTTCAAGCCCGGCACCACCGCTGAGCTGGTGCTGCCTGGCGGCGGCACGCAGGCCATCAGCTCAATCAGTGTGCGCGCCACCGAGTACACCGTGGGCGAGCGTGGGCCCGAGCGGATGCCGGGCGAGCTGCCGCTGATGTCCGGCTACACCTACGCGGTGGAGTTGTCGGTGGACGAGGCGATCGCGGCCGGCGCTTCGAGCATCCGCTTCAGCCAGCCGGTGCCGGTCTACGTGGACAACTTCCTGGGCTTTCCCGCCGGTGAGCGCGTCCCGCTGGGCTATTACGACCGCGACGCCGCACGCTGGATCGGCGCCGATGACGGGCGCGTGATCAGCGTGCTCTCGACCGATGGGGGCATCGCATCGCTGGACATTGACGGCGACGGCGTGGCCGACGCCGCCGATGCGCTTGCCGCGCTCGGGATCGACGAGGCCGAGTTGCGGCGACTGGCGGAACTGTATAGCGCGGGCGCGTCCATATGGCGGGTCCAGATGGACCACTTCACTCCGATCGATTGCAACTGGCCCTATGCACCGCCGGCCGACTCGTCTGCGCCGGACAATCCGGCACCCGAAGTGGTCACTAAGAACCCCACAGATGATCCCTGCGAAGCGACGGGATCGATTATCGATTGCCAGAACCAGGTACTGCGCGAGCGGGTGGGTCTCGCCGGGACCTCGATGTCGCTCAATTACGCGAGCGACCAGGTGCCGGGGCGCGGTGCCATCATGCGCATTCCCGTGACTCCGGCTGTGGTGCCGGAGTCCATGCGCGCCGCGGCAGTAAGGATCAATATCGCCGGTCGGACCATTCTCTACACATTCCCGGCCGAGCCCAACATCACCCTGGAATGGGAATGGGACGGCAAGGATGCATACGGAAGGGACATCCAGGGCAGCATCCCAGCCTTTGTGACCGTGCTGCACCGCTACCCGCTGGTGTACATGAGCAACGGCGACGATCGGGCGCGCAGCTGGGCCCGCTCAGGGAGCAGCTTCCGACAGATAACGCGGGAATCGACTTTTATCGACCTGCGCCAGTCGCATATGGTCACGCTTGAGTACCGGGACGCCCGCCGCGGTATCGGGCTCGGCGGCTGGTCCCTGAGCGACCACCATCGCTACGACCCCGGTTCGAGAACTCTCCTGCTCGGGGACGGCAGCCGCCGCACAGGCGACGGGATCGGTCGG comes from Thioalkalivibrio sp. XN279 and encodes:
- a CDS encoding sensor histidine kinase, with translation MARIRQAWLKPLNLRTAVVAFVVLPCLLVMGLASGFGLRGLETQINARMQEDLELIARTLRLPLSEAIRRDRPELVQAAIDSTVGFDQVYAVNVYDESGRRVARSGRRRASVPSREAAEMAEQGERLEAAASIGEEQLVSVFQPLTTDDGRIAGLLQVTRHSGAVRGYLERTQRLAWVAVASAGGLLTLLIVFGHHYGVGRHARAIEAGLERVREGDERHRLSPAGVAEFRSLAVNINRMLDGIAASQRALERQRATEAGLRDRLHQSEKMAAVGRLAAGVAHELGSPLATLYGRVQQLLRSTPPDAAERAGLQAIHDAALRMEQTIRQLLDYGRANPLQRRRIELAPLLRRLAAEALAGQDDAHPAASRMHPVPRVQVQCDDPALTVSADPLRLEQALRNLLDNAVHAARTQVAVGAEAGDDGSVRVFVGDDGPGIAPAERDRVFEPFFTTKPVGQGTGLGLSVAAAAAADHGGRLVVADDPLGGARFTIHLPPETPDEHA
- a CDS encoding sigma-54 dependent transcriptional regulator; translated protein: MSMPDATARPRILVVEDDDGLRDMLRNELDDAGYETLSAADAAAARGLVEQQSPDLVLSDLRLPGDSGQALLAFCRQLEAPPAFIMITAFGTVEQAVEALKQGADDFLTKPLRLDHLRLAVARALESRRLRSELSQYRRLLSEGEFHGMLGRSPPMRELYEVVRRVAPLASPVIISGESGTGKELVARALHAESPRSAHAFVPLNCAAVPAELMESELFGHARGAFTGATRQRDGLFAEADGGTLLLDEIGEMPAGIQAKLLRVLEDGCIRPLGTDSERQVDVRLLAATNRDLEAEVAAGRFRADLFYRLETFQVRVPALRERGDDLDLLAAHFVARCAAARGQRPPALSDQALACLRAYEFPGNVRELANALERATVFCGDREIRPAHLPERMRRRRPMQPSAAAPGAGIPGGQDPLEVLGDDPDTWPSLDALERRYIRQVLDRVDGNKRRAAEILGIARRTLYRRLDDM
- a CDS encoding DUF4168 domain-containing protein, whose protein sequence is MRHRRHTAFAIAAAASLAAGLAAAPAVAEEGYGTGQEQAAPRAEVSSAKLDQFVVALERVHSIGNQASAEMEQSRDMEEAQQIQQNAQGQMIEAVEEAGLTVDEYNRIAQLMNSDPEVQERINSRLEERS